The Molothrus ater isolate BHLD 08-10-18 breed brown headed cowbird chromosome 1, BPBGC_Mater_1.1, whole genome shotgun sequence genome includes a window with the following:
- the LOC118694563 gene encoding ATPase family AAA domain-containing protein 2-like — protein MGSGERRLWKGGREEGGTYQSLEKLKSGSFDLATKPWMVYGERRQRYGVLSSDSFSSSDDDEDFEIQKKKRNLRRSLLVSFQKCASSGVDKDTMKTGGSLADMEQMQIDGSVQFDGVGGLSDHISSLKEMVIFPLLYPEIFERLKIEPPRGCLFYGPPGTGKTLLARALANECSQGDMRVTFFMRKGAECLSKWIGESERQLRTLFEEAYQMRPSIIFFDEIDALAPVRSNKQDQIHSSIVGTLLALMDGLASRGEIVVIGATNRLDSIDPALRRPGRFEREFRFTLPNKEARKEIFKIHTRDWKPKPSDHLLEELAEECVGYCGADIKALCAETGLCALRHRYPQLYESRQRLQINMDSIKIKANDFSMAMQKTVPASWRAVPSPGQALSAISKPLLEDTLERILQTLQRVFPHAELALKKDQQQGNYVIDSDEESPSISEEKQTHKTCDHKKAEFLAFSRNPRDQPTSYRPRLLLIEEPGSGQASDLAAAVMHSLEKFPIYTLDTPTLFASTLPDETCVQLMREAQRSAPSIIYVPQIPSWWDTIGTTLRSVFTTLLQNIPRFTPVLFLATSNVQLRDLPEEIKALFNNEYEEVFRIPRPTCAERRRFFEDLVMKQAAQPPALKTNRTCQPLEVLPVAPPPKPRKLTEEEIRQLEEQEEDTLRELRIYLRDVAQRLVIDKRFKVFTKPIVSEEAPNNKDTIKQPMDLLTVLSKIDMHQYLTARDFLKDIDLICSNALEYKPNKGPADHLLRHKACTLSDTAYSIVRNEMDEGFEQRCQKIKESRKERGTHTRPNFLLCGCKRENPKCNEKWKMTTAPMDTSTSCSNEKSKRKCKMKEDSSSISVKRENVQFVSSQDSPMEEHENVLQGQQKNVTENESERVTLVAKSPAGEKSVMFPECSDLREESEMPDCQIARTVEDAGSSDSQVHHTTCVGHSQLDEQLQQVLDLVIVATENVSISRMERLYALLSQCIYRHREDDDKTALVKAMKKEIAMLSYL, from the exons ATGGGCTCTGGAGAGAGAAGGCtgtggaagggagggagggaggaaggggggacATATCAGAGcctggaaaaactgaaaagtgGGAGCTTCGACTTGGCAACGAAGCCATGGATGGTATATGGAGAGCGACG ACAGAGATATGGAGTCCTCAGCAGTgattccttttcctcttctgatgatgatgaggattttgaaatacagaagaagaagagaaatttaagGAG ATCTCTTCTGGTCAGCTTTCAGAAGTGTGCCTCAAGTGGAGTTGACAAGGATACCATGAAAACTGGAGGAAGTCTGGCTGACATGGAGCAAATGCAAATAGATGGTTCA GTGCAGTTTGATGGCGTGGGTGGTCTTTCTGACCACATTTCATCTTTAAAAGAGATGGTCATTTTTCCATTGCTTTATCCTGAAATCTTTGAGAGATTGAAAATTGAACCTCCAAG aggCTGTCTATTCTATGGTCCACCAGGGACAGGAAAGACACTGCTTGCTCGTGCACTTGCTAATGAATGCAGTCAAGGTGACATGAGAGTGACTTTTTTTATGAGAAAAGGTGCTGAGTGTCTGAGTAAATGGATAGGAGAATCTGAACGACAGCTTCGTACATTGTTTGAGGAG GCCTACCAGATGCGAccttcaattattttctttgacgAGATTGATGCTCTGGCTCCTGTACGGTCCAATAAACAAGACCAAATTCATAG CTCTATTGTGGGGACACTTCTGGCACTTATGGATGGCTTAGCCAGCAGAGGAGAGATTGTGGTGATAGGAGCCACCAACAGACTGGATTCTATAGATCCTGCTTTGCGAAGACCAGGGCGCTTTGAACGAGAATTCCGCTTCACTTTGCCAAACAAAGAG gcaagaaaagaaattttcaaaattcacaCACGAGACTGGAAGCCGAAGCCATCGGACCACTTACTTGAAGAGCTGGCTGAAGAATGTGTTG GATACTGTGGTGCTGATATTAAAGCCTTATGTGCTGAAACTGGTCTCTGTGCTTTGCGGCATCGCTATCCTCAGCTGTACGAAAGCAGACAGAGACTGCAGATAAACATGgattcaattaaaataaaagcaaatgatTTTTCCATGGCCATGCAGAAGACTGTTCCAGCTTCATGGAGGGCTGTGCCTTCCCCTGGGCAAGCACTATCAGCTATTTCAAAGCCACTGTTAGAAGACACACTGGAAAGGATTTTACAAACCTTGCAGAGAGTATTTCCCCATGCTGAGCTTGCACTAAAGAAGGACCAACAGCAAG GAAATTATGTGATTGATAGTGATGAGGAATCACCATCAATCTCTGAAGAGAAGCAGACTCATAAAACGTGTGATCACAAGAAGGCAGAATTCCTCGCTTTCAGCAG AAATCCTCGTGACCAACCAACGTCTTACAGGCCACGCTTGTTACTAATTGAAGAGCCAGGATCTGGGCAAGCTTCTGATTTGGCAGCTGCAGTAATGCATTCCCTGGAAAAGTTTCCAATTTATACACTAGATACACCGACTTTGTTTGCTAGCACATTACCAGATGAAACATGTGTACAG TTGATGCGAGAAGCTCAGAGATCAGCACCGAGTATCATATATGTCCCACAAATCCCTTCATGGTGGGACACTATTGGAACTACACTGAGATCTGTTTTTACAACACTACTGCAGAACATCCCAAGGTTTACTCCAGTTTTATTCCTTGCAACATCTAATGTACAACTGAGAGATCTCCCAGAAGAG ATAAAAGCATTGTTTAATAATGAATATGAAGAAGTTTTCAGAATCCCACGTCCTACCTGTGCTGAGAGAAGACGTTTTTTTGAGGACTTAGTTATGAAGCAAGCTGCTCAACCTCCTGCATTAAAAACCAACAGAA CTTGCCAGCCTTTAGAAGTGCTGCCTGTAGCACCACCACCTAAACCTCGAAAGCtgacagaggaagaaataagACAGttggaagagcaggaagaggaTACGTTGCGTGAACTCAGGATTTACTTAAGAGATGTGGCTCAAAGACTTGTCATTGACAAACGTTTCAAAGTATTTACAAAGCCCATTGTTTCAGAGGAG GCACCCAATAACAAGGACACCATTAAACAGCCCATGGACCTCTTGACAGTTCTCTCCAAGATTGACATGCACCAATACTTAACTGCAAGAGATTTTCTAAAGGACATTGATCTAATCTGTAGCAATGCTTTAGAGTACAAACCAAATAAAGGGCCTGCAG ATCATCTTCTGAGGCACAAAGCTTGTACTTTGAGTGATACTGCATATTCCATAGTGAGGAATGAAATGGATGAAGGTTTTGAGCAACGCTGCCAAAAAATTAAAGAATCTCGTAAGGAAAGAGGTAC CCACACAAGACCCAATTTTTTGCTCTGCGGGTGTAAGAGAGAAAACCCAAAGTGTAATGAGAAATGGAAGATGACCACAGCACCTATGGACACCAGTACCTCCTGCTCTAATG AGAagtcaaaaagaaaatgcaaaatgaaggaAGACTCTTCAAGTATCTCCGTAAAGAGGGAGAATGTTCAGTTTGTATCCTCCCAGGACAGTCCTATGGAAGAACATGAAAATGTACTTCAAGGACAACAGAAAAATGtgacagaaaatgaaagtgaGAGAGTGACCCTTGTGGCTAAATCCCCTGCTGGAGAAAAGAGTGTCATGTTTCCTGAATGTTCAGACCTAAGAGAGGAGAGTGAAATGCCAGATTGCCAAATAGCCAGAACTGTTGAAGATGCAGGTTCAAGTG ATTCACAAGTACATCATACAACTTGTGTGGGACATTCTCAACTGGATGAGCAACTGCAA CAAGTGCTGGATTTGGTCATTGTGGCAACAGAGAATGTCAGTATATCTCGCATGGAAAGACTGTATGCTCTTCTTAGCCAGTGCATTTACCGACATAGGGAAGACGATGACAAAACTGCGTTAGTGAAG gcaatgaagaaagaaattgcGATGTTAAGTTATCTGTGA